The genomic stretch TCACCATGGCAGCCACAATATTAAGTAATGTCTACTTTCATCCCATCATCACATATGTCTATAAGTTGTGACAAGGGCCGCAATTAACGATTAGTTTCTGTATCAATTACTCTGATTGTTAATTAATCGTTTAGTtgataaaatggtgaaaaacacAGGTGTTTCTATCATTTTGTCCACTCCATTTAAAACAGTCTGTTACAGTAATCATTCCATATTTATTCCAGCACCcttttgcatatatatatatatataacaaagtatattaatcgtttagttgataaacaacaacaatacatgttacaatacatattattattattgtcattccATATTTATTCCGGTCAATCAGTCTTTTATTAGCctatatataacaaaatatattaATCGTTAGttgttaaacaacaacaatctgttacaaaacatattattattattgtcattccATATTTATTCTGGTCAATCAGTCTTTTATTAGCctatatatttatctatatatatatatatatagataaatatatatatgtataaatagaTATGTGTGTGGTGactcctatatatatatctatatgtatatatagatctatacatatagatatagatatatgtatagatctatatatacatatatatagatagatatagatagatatagatatatacatatatacataaatgtatataaaaaacgTCACCCTAAAACGGTTTCAATAACCTTTatgaaggtaggatttattgcaggactatATTAGTTTTAGCAGGTGTACTTATGTCTTAAAACATGTCTTAAGGGGATCTTTCAATACATTCACCTGtagtttgttgttgttcctTAATGTGTGATTGTGCCTTTTGGTCATGTGTGCTTCTGGCTCTTGTAGACTTGTAGTGTCATGTGTTCTGCTTCCCTCTAGTGGATATACTTAAAAACTACATATTCTCCCATAATGCACCATTCTCGCTTTACTCCCATGATCCCTCACTGCTAGTCCTTCGCACCAGGCAAGATGGCGGACAGACCAGGTACTATCTCGTGTCCTCTGATTAAATGTCTCACATTGTCTCTACTATCTGCTCTGCTGTTGGTATATTGTTTAGTTTCCACAGACTGTGTGTGCTTTACTGTCAGACTGACTGTTAATGAGTCGTTTCAAGGTGTTAATCTGCCTGAAGGCCGCAGTGGTCCTTTAAGTCACCTCAAGGACTTTCTGTGTCATTGATGGTTTAACAGTTTAAAGAGTCTCTGTTGGACATTAAAGTGTCCTGCAGGGTGATCAGGAGCTTTAGATATCACCTGCATGTTAGGACGCATTAATCATAGTTAAGCTGTCTTTGCATGTTTAGGTTATGTAACGGTTTCTGCTGGCTAGCTTGCACACTAGCCTGCAGACATGTCACCTCAAAGTCTGCTCTTCTCTTTGGTTGGTTTTAATCTTTGAACACATTCACCTTACAGACAAACTGTCTTTCAACTGTGGGCCGAGAATACTTAGTCCATAGTGGTTTAATATAGCTACACACCTGGTAAATGTCTAAAGTTAGCTACAGAGATAGAAAGTAATGAAGCAGATTGAAGTTGGTGTTTTTCAGTCTACTGTATTTGCAGCTCACTTTGTGTATTTGTAAACTGAGTACTTTTGCTTTATCGACTTTTCAGAGGATGACGTTTAAGTTTGCAGAATTTAGGGTTACCACTAATGGTTAGGCCTAATCCCTGTCTCGATTAGTCTGCAGATTATCATCTCACATAAcagttttgtctataaaatgtcagaaagtagACCTCAGagtccaaggtgacatcttcacaTTGCCTGTTTAGTCTGAGcaaaactcaaatatattcaataaCATGAGACAAATAAAAGCCTCAAATTTGAAAAGTTTGAACGAGGAAATGTTTGGTTGATTTAAGTGattgttgcagattaattttctgtaatTTCATCTCTGGCAGATtgactttttaatcatattgttaTGACCTCTGGATGAAGTGTTGAATCACTCCCTGTTGCAACCAGAGCACACTACCAGGGCTAAGCATGTGTTGCTCATTATTATGGACAACATGTAATCAAACTGTCTTTGCTGTCTCCACTTGTGACCAGTTCCCGTGATTGAGAAGCGACTGATGGACGTGAAACTGGGTGAGCTGGGAACCTGGATGGTAGGCCGAGACTTCACTCCCAATGGCCTCCTCTCAGCCGTCCGCAGGGGTGAGGAAACCTGTTCTgataaactgtttttgtggaccTGAAAAAACTTTACTAAGGAGTAACTATCACTAAAAAGTAGTGCCTTGTAGTGACTTGTGAAATGCAGGCGTTAGAGGTTTTTCTGAATACCAGAAACCATTTTTCAATAAAACAGCAACAGAAGGAAGTATTATATAAGGAACATGACGATACAGAAACCTAACCATTCCTCCTTTTCCAAATTATCAAGATGCAACGGGAAAGCAAACCTGACAGAAGTTAAGGAATTCTGGGAAGTTTGTAGCTCCTTAAACGTCACGTTTTAAATCTTAGGTTCGAAAAATGACTAAATCTGTGTTTCAGCAGCAGAGTTGACATGAAATCACACCATAAAGTCTTCTTACACAAATTTGAACTACAATCACATCaatctttttttaatgctaaatattCAGGGAACATAAaggatgttttgttttcattcttaTCAGCATGCGCGACACAATGTTCCCTGCTGTCACTTGACAACTGTTCTGAAAGGTTGTCGGttcagcatcttgtttttttaagggCAGGTCAGGCGCCATAATCACAAAACACCCTGAGGCTGAACGTAGTTCTCAACTAGCGTGAGTTAGGAGAAACTCCTAATCTTAGGACTCCTATGTTTTTGGTTTAAGAGGAATTCACAAAGCATTTTAGCTCCAAAACTAGCTTGTACATCCATGAGAAGTTAAAGGGCGTCCAGAGGACTCTTTGGTCACTGTGACTTTCTGATATTTAAAATATCTTGAATGAAATCTGTCTAGCATCTAGCGTCATTCATGAAACATGATTCCATCCATAGCAACGGGGTCAATCCCCCTTCTCTAAGCTCAGGAGTTCTCAGTAAGAGTTGCTCTCAGCAGCTTTGTGAAAAGCTCTTAAGAGGAAACACTTTTCTAGgaactttaaatatatttttcaatgaaaatgtgaataaggatgtaaaaatgatcattccctctaatattgtAAATCATATCCCAATCGCAATATCGGTCAAAATACTTAATGAAAAACTCACCCATATTTGACGAAGGGCTGGAAATGTATTTCCTCTTTCACCATGTTCACATACAATCAGTGCAGATAGCATTTCTATTCATGCCGTGAAGATTACTCACCGGTTTAATTAGCTAACTCACATCTTTATAATTTGATGACACTGTGTATGTCGTCATAAAGTCTTCAGCTGTGGTTTatggtttgttttttgtcttccaGGCCACGACAGATACTACAACAAGTACATTAACGTGAAGAAGGGAGGCATCGGTGGTGTAGCTATGCTGCTGGTTGGCTACGTGGCATTGAGCTACATGTGGGAATACGACCACCTCAGTAAGAAATACACACTCCTTACTTCTGGTTTAGGATGTTATACCTTTTACTATAAAGTATGTTTTCTAAGAGtaaatgtcacttctccaatgtttgattttttttaactccaGTGTGGAAAAATAAGACATTTCATTTAAACTCTCTTTTTGTCCTTCTCTTCCAGAACATGATCGCTGGAGGAAGTACCACTAAAGCTCCCTCAGCAGCCATCAGGGGTTGAACTTGAACCTCTTTGCTCCCCCGGCTCTTTCTACTCTCAGCTCTGTGTTGAATATGTGACTGTTGTGACCAATAAACAATACTAAgatttattattggatatcatgtttgtgtgtgtgatttttagTTTCCAGTTATTTAGCTGCATCTAAATGTCAGCTGTGTCAGCCACCTCACTGTTGTAGTTACATGAATGCATGAAAGTATAACTGGTAAATCTGTAACAAGAACATTTATttgtacacactgtacacatgGTGAGAATATGTTCAGGCTGGCAACACAACAATCAAATTCATCCTTtgagataacttttttttttttttttagctgagcCAAACTGCTGTACCCCCACATGTAAAATTAACAACACAgggcctccacacacacacaactggtAAATAATTATTTCCAGGATTTTAAATGTTTGCAAGAAACCGTGTGGTTACAGTTAGAAAGTCTAAAATTTGACTTGTGTGATTTTGTTTGTCACAAGCCAGAAGATTTTAGGTGGTGttacaaaaacaatacaaaccATTGCAGGGTGGATTTGGGCTCTGATTAATAACAGTAGTTTGAGTACAAACTGCATTAATTTACATTCCTACTGgcatttatcactttttttttttaatgcatttgaGTCAGATTCACTAGAAGTAGCGGAATAGAAAAACTGGTCTGGTGTCACTGATGCAGTCACATGACCCAAGGAGAAACGCACATGATATCCTGTAAAGAAGCAGCAACATGTTGCAGCACTGCACCTCTGTTGGACCCCAGATGTGATGTCTATTTAAATATTCAGTGTGCTTCACAGTACAAATGTTGTAGAAAACTCCAAAGACTAACACACACAAGTCGAGTCATTCAACCACAGCCACGCAGATCGTGACCTCTTCtgttttttcttgttatttCATGTATCCACAAAAAAATAGAGATAGCTATGTTTATCTTTCTTAATCTTTTTCCTACTGCCTGTGTCTATgagttcacacacacaacagcggcAGTCAAAGTCTTTAAGTTCAACTTCAGCCTGCGGAGCAAAGGGGGCTTCCTCTGGTCTCCTCTGCTCACATCAGGAGAGACTGAGCTACAGCACCGCGGTGACCTCGAGGCTGGAGGTTACTGTCCACTCAGGAAGGCAAGATGGCCTTTAGTGCATTTGTTGGCATAGTGGCCCTTCTCACCACACTGCAGACGCACGGAGGACAAAAGAAGGAAGACATTAATGGCTCCTTATTGAAAGCAAAAGAaagctggtaaaaaaaaattctccccGATGATATGAGCAAATACTCTTATCTGCTTTCTTGCAGAttgttagatgagaagatcaatgccACTCATGTCTGTAAATATGTAGCTGGAGCCAGCAACCACATAGCTTAGCACAAGGGATAGAAACAGGGAACCTGCTTGCCTGGCTGTGTCCAAAGGTAACTAAATCTGCCTACTAGAACCTCTAAAAATCAATAATTAACATGTTTgataatgtttgattaatttgctgTTTTACATGGGGTTAGGTTGTCGACTATTTCTTGGCTTACTAAAAGGATAACTTGGATATTTGTCCTGGACCCTATTTTgccatgtatactgtatgtgtaagtCACTAATAGTGACTACaattttctg from Sebastes fasciatus isolate fSebFas1 chromosome 13, fSebFas1.pri, whole genome shotgun sequence encodes the following:
- the atp5mf gene encoding ATP synthase F(0) complex subunit f, mitochondrial, encoding MADRPVPVIEKRLMDVKLGELGTWMVGRDFTPNGLLSAVRRGHDRYYNKYINVKKGGIGGVAMLLVGYVALSYMWEYDHLKHDRWRKYH